One window of Amaranthus tricolor cultivar Red isolate AtriRed21 chromosome 13, ASM2621246v1, whole genome shotgun sequence genomic DNA carries:
- the LOC130798417 gene encoding protein MICROTUBULE BINDING PROTEIN 2C isoform X4, with the protein MYSTGRTVRGREDYVQINENSSGTYNFNGDRLNKSGPNDLDPVLYNDLVQIVPLVQSLIDRNSDRSITRRASIIYTKTPSRDSKKNNRNGVKSKHGDKVQGKHIKYDGDEIPDDHSTVSSASMAAEKEELNFLREQLEDLHRQLSEKDELLKEVEAAKSKISAMQSQVDELKQFANEKVSLTKSSESQLNDAKIKLADKQAAVEKLQWEAKTSNQKVERLQAELDSMRSQISSMMHIFEGLSQELDDAVIFVDDYDVTSFYTDHLPNLVCLTVSKTRSSYGFYLN; encoded by the exons ATGTACTCAACAGGAAGAACAGTAAGAGGACGAGAAGACTACGTGCAAATCAACGAGAACTCTTCGGGAACCTACAATTTCAATGGCGACCGCCTTAACAAATCCGGACCCAATGATCTGGATCCGGTTCTCTACAATGACCTCGTTCAAATTGTTCCTCTCGTTCAATCTCTCATT gaCCGGAATTCTGATAGATCCATCACAAGAAGGGCTTccataatttataccaaaactCCTTCTAGAGATTCCAAAAAG AATAATAGGAATGGAGTTAAGTCTAAGCATGGAGACAAAGTGCAAGGCAAGCATATTAAGTATGATGGAGATGAAATACCAGATGACCATTCAACTGTTTCCTCAGCTAGTATGGCTGCAGAAAAAGAAGAGTTGAACTTTCTTAGGGAACAACTGGAGGATCTACACCGGCAATTATCTGAAAAAGATGAACTTTTGAAAGAAGTGGAGGCGGCTAAGAGTAAGATCAGTGCTATGCAATCACAAGTTGATGAGCTGAAACAATTTGCTAATGAGAAGGTTTCTCTTACTAAATCAAGTGAATCCCAGCTTAATGATGCAAAG ATAAAGTTAGCAGACAAACAAGCTGCCGTCGAGAAGCTACAGTGGGAAGCCAAGACATCCAATCAAAAAGTGGAGAGGCTTCAAGCTGAACTGGATTCTATGCGTTCACAAATTTCATCAATGATGCATATATTTGAAGGCTTGTCCCAGGAATTGGACGATGCAGTAATATTTGTTGATGACTATGATGTCACATCATTCTATACGGATCATCTCCCTAATTTAGTATGTTTG
- the LOC130798417 gene encoding protein MICROTUBULE BINDING PROTEIN 2C isoform X1 has protein sequence MYSTGRTVRGREDYVQINENSSGTYNFNGDRLNKSGPNDLDPVLYNDLVQIVPLVQSLIDRNSDRSITRRASIIYTKTPSRDSKKNNRNGVKSKHGDKVQGKHIKYDGDEIPDDHSTVSSASMAAEKEELNFLREQLEDLHRQLSEKDELLKEVEAAKSKISAMQSQVDELKQFANEKVSLTKSSESQLNDAKIKLADKQAAVEKLQWEAKTSNQKVERLQAELDSMRSQISSMMHIFEGLSQELDDAVIFVDDYDVTSFYTDHLPNLVCLDDMDDNEMQKMEEAREAYAAAVAMAKEKQDEDSLLAAAKARLHLQSFVFTTETNAEF, from the exons ATGTACTCAACAGGAAGAACAGTAAGAGGACGAGAAGACTACGTGCAAATCAACGAGAACTCTTCGGGAACCTACAATTTCAATGGCGACCGCCTTAACAAATCCGGACCCAATGATCTGGATCCGGTTCTCTACAATGACCTCGTTCAAATTGTTCCTCTCGTTCAATCTCTCATT gaCCGGAATTCTGATAGATCCATCACAAGAAGGGCTTccataatttataccaaaactCCTTCTAGAGATTCCAAAAAG AATAATAGGAATGGAGTTAAGTCTAAGCATGGAGACAAAGTGCAAGGCAAGCATATTAAGTATGATGGAGATGAAATACCAGATGACCATTCAACTGTTTCCTCAGCTAGTATGGCTGCAGAAAAAGAAGAGTTGAACTTTCTTAGGGAACAACTGGAGGATCTACACCGGCAATTATCTGAAAAAGATGAACTTTTGAAAGAAGTGGAGGCGGCTAAGAGTAAGATCAGTGCTATGCAATCACAAGTTGATGAGCTGAAACAATTTGCTAATGAGAAGGTTTCTCTTACTAAATCAAGTGAATCCCAGCTTAATGATGCAAAG ATAAAGTTAGCAGACAAACAAGCTGCCGTCGAGAAGCTACAGTGGGAAGCCAAGACATCCAATCAAAAAGTGGAGAGGCTTCAAGCTGAACTGGATTCTATGCGTTCACAAATTTCATCAATGATGCATATATTTGAAGGCTTGTCCCAGGAATTGGACGATGCAGTAATATTTGTTGATGACTATGATGTCACATCATTCTATACGGATCATCTCCCTAATTTAGTATGTTTG GATGATATGGATGACAATGAGATGCAAAAAATGGAGGAAGCCCGAGAAGCGTATGCTGCTGCAGTAGCTATGGCTAAAGAAAAGCAAGATGAGGATTCACTTCTGGCTGCAGCCAAAGCACGATTACATCTTCAGTCGTTTGTTTTTACGACTGAAACCAATGCTGAATTTTAA
- the LOC130798419 gene encoding rhamnogalacturonan I rhamnosyltransferase 1-like codes for MCKLEKSNSNCEVRERRRRWWWGIGIGMGVKVVVSDDKKEKPKTCLASNNGVGSSRYKMKMWIVKAATSILLWTCVVNLTSYGHDWGPRVLKGWPSCFTQEAALDLKLPSSVSVPPRVLPPKRVYKNNGYLMVSCNGGLNQMRSAICDMVAIARHLNVTLIVPELDKTSFWADPSEFQDIFDVDHFIASLRDEVRILKELPPRLKQRLELGRVHTMAPVSWSDISYYNNQILPLIQKYKIVHLNRTDARLANNGLPIEIQKLRCRVNFGALKFTSQIEELGRRVVKLLRQNGPFLVLHLRYEMDMLAFSGCTQGCNSDEVEELTRMRYAYPWWKEKIINSSLKRKDGLCPLTPEETALALRALDIDPSYQIYIAAGEIYGGERRMASLAEAYPKLVRKETLLNPADLRFFQNHSSQMAALDYLVSLESDIFVPTYDGNMAKVVEGHRRHLGYKQTILPDRRLLVDLIDKYNVGSLSWDEFSAAVKETHAQRNGQLTKRLVIPDRPKEEDYFYSNPQECLQSDEQLSSM; via the exons ATGTGTAAATTAGAAAAGAGTAATAGTAATTGTGAAGtaagagaaagaagaagaaggtGGTGGTGGGGGATTGGTATTGGTATGGGGGTTAAAGTTGTAGTAAGTGATGATAAAAAAGAGAAACCCAAAACATGTTTAGCTTCAAATAATGGTGTTGGATCATCAAGATACAAGATGAAGATGTGGATAGTAAAAGCAGCAACATCAATTTTGTTATGGACTTGTGTTGTTAATTTAACCTCTTATGGACATGATTGGGGACCTAGAGTTTTAAAGGGTTGGCCTTCTTGTTTTACTCAAGAAGCTGCTTTGGATCTTAAGTTGCCTTCTTCTGTTTCTGTTCCTCCTCGTGTTCTTCCCCCCAAAA GGGTTTATAAGAACAATGGTTATCTGATGGTTTCTTGCAATGGAGGACTTAATCAGATGAGATCAGCA ATATGTGACATGGTGGCCATTGCAAGACACCTTAATGTCACTCTTATAGTTCCTGAGCTGGATAAAACATCTTTTTGGGCTGATCCTAG TGAGTTTCAAGATATATTTGATGTGGATCATTTTATTGCATCCTTGAGAGATGAGGTTAGGATTCTGAAGGAGCTTCCCCCTAGGCTTAAGCAAAGACTGGAGCTAGGAAGGGTCCATACTATGGCCCCTGTTAGTTGGTCTGATATATCCTACTAtaacaatcag ATACTTCCTTTGATACAGAAATACAAGATCGTGCATTTAAACAGAACGGATGCCCGGCTTGCCAATAATGGTCTACCTATAGAAATTCAAAAGCTTAGATGTAGGGTAAATTTCGGTGCTTTGAAATTTACTTCACAAATTGAGGAGCTCGGAAGAAGGGTTGTTAAGCTGCTGCGTCAAAATGGTCCCttccttgttcttcatttaCGATATGAAATGGACATGCTCGCCTTTTCGGGATGTACTCAGGGTTGCAATAGTGACGAAGTAGAAGAATTGACTAGAATGAG ATATGCCTATCCATGGTGGAAAGAGAAGATTATAAATTCGTCGTTGAAAAGGAAAGATGGACTTTGCCCTTTGACACCTGAGGAAACTGCTTTGGCGCTTCGGGCATTGGACATTGATCCTAGTTATCAAATATACATTGCGGCTGGTGAAATATATGGTGGTGAGAGGAGGATGGCCAGTCTTGCTGAAGCTTACCCAAAGCTG GTCAGAAAAGAGACATTATTGAATCCTGCGGACTTGAGATTTTTTCAGAATCACTCGTCCCAGATGGCAGCATTGGATTACCTTGTATCATTAGAGAGTGATATCTTTGTTCCCACTTACGATGGAAATATGGCCAAAGTTGTTGAGGGACATCGCAG GCACCTTGGATACAAACAAACTATCTTGCCGGATAGAAGGCTATTAGTTGATTTGATAGACAAGTATAATGTTGGGTCATTAAGTTGGGATGAGTTTTCAGCTGCTGTGAAGGAAACTCACGCACAACGCAATGGACAACTAACTAAGAGATTGGTAATACCCGACAGACCAAAAGAGGAAGACTATTTCTACTCTAATCCTCAGGAGTGTCTCCAATCCGATGAGCAGCTTAGTAGCATGTGA
- the LOC130798417 gene encoding protein MICROTUBULE BINDING PROTEIN 2C isoform X2, translating to MYSTGRTVRGREDYVQINENSSGTYNFNGDRLNKSGPNDLDPVLYNDLVQIVPLVQSLIDRNSDRSITRRASIIYTKTPSRDSKKNNRNGVKSKHGDKVQGKHIKYDGDEIPDDHSTVSSASMAAEKEELNFLREQLEDLHRQLSEKDELLKEVEAAKSKISAMQSQVDELKQFANEKVSLTKSSESQLNDAKIKLADKQAAVEKLQWEAKTSNQKVERLQAELDSMRSQISSMMHIFEGLSQELDDAVIFVDDYDVTSFYTDHLPNLVCLLMKMFATKGQSKANSLLSLTRMIWMTMRCKKWRKPEKRMLLQ from the exons ATGTACTCAACAGGAAGAACAGTAAGAGGACGAGAAGACTACGTGCAAATCAACGAGAACTCTTCGGGAACCTACAATTTCAATGGCGACCGCCTTAACAAATCCGGACCCAATGATCTGGATCCGGTTCTCTACAATGACCTCGTTCAAATTGTTCCTCTCGTTCAATCTCTCATT gaCCGGAATTCTGATAGATCCATCACAAGAAGGGCTTccataatttataccaaaactCCTTCTAGAGATTCCAAAAAG AATAATAGGAATGGAGTTAAGTCTAAGCATGGAGACAAAGTGCAAGGCAAGCATATTAAGTATGATGGAGATGAAATACCAGATGACCATTCAACTGTTTCCTCAGCTAGTATGGCTGCAGAAAAAGAAGAGTTGAACTTTCTTAGGGAACAACTGGAGGATCTACACCGGCAATTATCTGAAAAAGATGAACTTTTGAAAGAAGTGGAGGCGGCTAAGAGTAAGATCAGTGCTATGCAATCACAAGTTGATGAGCTGAAACAATTTGCTAATGAGAAGGTTTCTCTTACTAAATCAAGTGAATCCCAGCTTAATGATGCAAAG ATAAAGTTAGCAGACAAACAAGCTGCCGTCGAGAAGCTACAGTGGGAAGCCAAGACATCCAATCAAAAAGTGGAGAGGCTTCAAGCTGAACTGGATTCTATGCGTTCACAAATTTCATCAATGATGCATATATTTGAAGGCTTGTCCCAGGAATTGGACGATGCAGTAATATTTGTTGATGACTATGATGTCACATCATTCTATACGGATCATCTCCCTAATTTAGTATGTTTG ttgatgaaaatgtttgctaccaagggtcaatcgaaAGCAAACTcattgttatcactaacaag GATGATATGGATGACAATGAGATGCAAAAAATGGAGGAAGCCCGAGAAGCGTATGCTGCTGCAGTAG
- the LOC130798418 gene encoding uncharacterized protein LOC130798418, with the protein MEFWSEVTSFAEEAAKRSHERPQGLAAQVLYRADQIKSLSLLDSLNLSTDQKQQVSAQELERFGINGELREFVKEITMTTFQDSSLLVAMWTIFDILQYDYRDLNIMKITYCTNDGDDAFDDDFNKTVESLDDEHSNLVPQQDRNSEVNGISKILSE; encoded by the exons ATGGAGTTTTGGAGCGAAGTAACAAGCTTCGCAGAAGAAGCTGCAAAAAGATCACATGAACGCCCACAAGGGTTAGCTGCTCAAGTATTGTATCGGGCTGATCAGATTAAGTCTCTTTCTCTCCTTGATTCTCTTAATTTGTCCACTGATCAGAAGCAGCAGGTTTCCGCTCAAGAGCTTGAGAGGTTTGGGATTAATGGTGAATTGAGGGAATTTGTCAAGGAAATTACTATGACTACTTTTCAGGATTCCTCACTTCTTG TTGCGATGTGGACGATATTCGATATTCTGCAGTACGATTACCGTGACCTCAAT ATAATGAAGATTACTTATTGTACAAATGATGGAGATGATGcctttgatgatgactttaacAAAACAGTTGAGAGTTTG GACGATGAGCATAGCAACTTGGTTCCGCAACAAGATAGAAACTCCGAAGTTAATGGCATAAGCAAAATTTTGAGtgaatag
- the LOC130798417 gene encoding protein MICROTUBULE BINDING PROTEIN 2C isoform X3 translates to MGKFSRFCLTFCGNSTVDRNSDRSITRRASIIYTKTPSRDSKKNNRNGVKSKHGDKVQGKHIKYDGDEIPDDHSTVSSASMAAEKEELNFLREQLEDLHRQLSEKDELLKEVEAAKSKISAMQSQVDELKQFANEKVSLTKSSESQLNDAKIKLADKQAAVEKLQWEAKTSNQKVERLQAELDSMRSQISSMMHIFEGLSQELDDAVIFVDDYDVTSFYTDHLPNLVCLDDMDDNEMQKMEEAREAYAAAVAMAKEKQDEDSLLAAAKARLHLQSFVFTTETNAEF, encoded by the exons ATGGGGAAATTCTCGAGATTTTGTCTCACATTTTGTGGCAATTCTACCGTG gaCCGGAATTCTGATAGATCCATCACAAGAAGGGCTTccataatttataccaaaactCCTTCTAGAGATTCCAAAAAG AATAATAGGAATGGAGTTAAGTCTAAGCATGGAGACAAAGTGCAAGGCAAGCATATTAAGTATGATGGAGATGAAATACCAGATGACCATTCAACTGTTTCCTCAGCTAGTATGGCTGCAGAAAAAGAAGAGTTGAACTTTCTTAGGGAACAACTGGAGGATCTACACCGGCAATTATCTGAAAAAGATGAACTTTTGAAAGAAGTGGAGGCGGCTAAGAGTAAGATCAGTGCTATGCAATCACAAGTTGATGAGCTGAAACAATTTGCTAATGAGAAGGTTTCTCTTACTAAATCAAGTGAATCCCAGCTTAATGATGCAAAG ATAAAGTTAGCAGACAAACAAGCTGCCGTCGAGAAGCTACAGTGGGAAGCCAAGACATCCAATCAAAAAGTGGAGAGGCTTCAAGCTGAACTGGATTCTATGCGTTCACAAATTTCATCAATGATGCATATATTTGAAGGCTTGTCCCAGGAATTGGACGATGCAGTAATATTTGTTGATGACTATGATGTCACATCATTCTATACGGATCATCTCCCTAATTTAGTATGTTTG GATGATATGGATGACAATGAGATGCAAAAAATGGAGGAAGCCCGAGAAGCGTATGCTGCTGCAGTAGCTATGGCTAAAGAAAAGCAAGATGAGGATTCACTTCTGGCTGCAGCCAAAGCACGATTACATCTTCAGTCGTTTGTTTTTACGACTGAAACCAATGCTGAATTTTAA